The Oxyura jamaicensis isolate SHBP4307 breed ruddy duck unplaced genomic scaffold, BPBGC_Ojam_1.0 oxyUn_random_OJ67304, whole genome shotgun sequence region TTTCGTGCTGCAGGACCCCCGCCATGCTGCCCCCCCgttgctgctgggctctgctcctcctctgcGCCCCcgctgccgggggggctgctgggctggctgggTTTCGGCACCCCTCCCCAAGAAGGGgggacccccccgcccccaggaCCGCTGAGCCCCCCCCGAGTCCCCTTCGAGATGACGATGGGCGACGAGCGCTTCCAGGCCGAGGGGGCGCAGTGGGAGCTGTCCCCCCTGGACTCCTGCCACCGCCAGGTGTGGCCACGGGGGTCCCCTCGCTTGGGAAATGGGGGGACCTTGGtgctggccccccccccccggtggcACTTTTGGGGTGAAGGCGAAGTCCTGGTTCCGtctcttcctttgcttcttGACTGCTATCCTANNNNNNNNNNNNNNNNNNNNNNNNNNNNNNNNNNNNNNNNNNNNNNNNNNNNNNNNNNNNNNNNNNNNNNNNNNNNNNNNNNNNNNNNNNNNNNNNNNNNCCGCCGCCAGGTCGTGGCGCGGCTCCGCTCGTCCTGCGCCGACCTGAGCGAGGAGGAGGTGGCCAAGCTGGGGGTGGCCCTGTTCAACTGCCAGGCCAGCGCCGAGGGCCGCCGCACCTACCCCTGCACCCCGGAGATGGTAAGGGGGCGGCGCGCCCCGGTTCCCACCCCATAAAATCCTATAGCGGTGCCCAAGCCCGCAGCCGGTGAGCTGCTCCCGGCCTGCTCCGGCTGCCTTCTTGCCCTCATTTTGGGGTAAAACAATCCCGTTTATCCCATTCCCTGTGATGCCGTATTTTTGCTCCTGACCCCTCCATCCTTGCGCACTGCTGAAGTTCCCCCCCCCCNNNNNNNNNNNNNNNNNNNNNNNNNNNNNNNNNNNNNNNNNNNNNNNNNNNNNNNNNNNNNNNNNNNNNNNNNNNNNNNNNNNNNNNNNNNNNNNNNNNNTTTCGTGCTGCAGGACCCCCGCCATGCTGCCCCCCCgttgctgctgggctctgctcctcctctgcGCCCCcgctgccgggggggctgctgggctggctgggTTTCGGCACCCCTCCCCA contains the following coding sequences:
- the LOC118159114 gene encoding protein brambleberry-like, giving the protein MTMGDERFQAEGAQWELSPLDSCHRQVVARLRSSCADLSEEEVAKLGVALFNCQASAEGRRTYPCTPEMVRGRRAPVPTP